The Pecten maximus chromosome 11, xPecMax1.1, whole genome shotgun sequence genome has a segment encoding these proteins:
- the LOC117337349 gene encoding sodium/hydrogen exchanger 3-like → MNGKTRWLSLLAISCAFVYWVPVNGHDSEGQESNNETERYQLVVFDFARVELPYVICLWILIVSLARIAFHLHHKLPLVIPESCLLIVLGLIVGAILHYSHVATTSEYVLDADIFFIYLLPPIIFEAGYFMPVRSFFDNLGTILLMAVVNTCISAGLIGASLYGLSCWGLFGRQISLLSCFIFSSLISAVDPVAVLSIFEEVHVNQMLYIIVFGESLLNDGVTVVLYHMMEGFIEIGEDKLIAIDIATGLSSFFVIAFGGTLIGILFGLFGGFITKYTQHVTVIEPLFVFVLGYLMYLTSEMCHLSGILALSFGGIVLRHYLEANISRKTKTSIKYFMKMLANISETIIFMFLGLSTMVDTLDWNFSFILFALLFCLLFRAIGVIVLSFILNRRRLVKLTGIDQFIMAYGGLRGGIAFCLALSLKEELVPEKRLFITATIIIVFFTVFVQGITIKPVVNALKVKREKHGDPSLHEKINETFIDHLMAGIEGVTKRSGHNLMRSKFRHINHKYIKPWLNRESVKLTSTKADKVLDIYHSISVQDALHQMGDGEAVEVVGGHKLPLLSAESKMNGYHQDNVKNGQFVPSSNAEKRRKTFTTF, encoded by the exons ATGAACGGGAAAACGCGATGGCTGTCTTTGTTGGCGATCAGCTGTGCGTTTGTGTATTGGGTGCCCGTGAATGGCCATGACTCCGAAGGACAAGAATCAAACAACGAGACAGAGCGATACCAGCTGGTTGTGTTCGACTTCGCTAGAGTGGAACTACCTTATGTGATATGTCTGTGGATTCTGATTGTTAGCTTGGCCAGAATAG CATTCCATCTTCATCACAAGCTACCTTTAGTTATCCCTGAGAGTTGTCTTCTCATCGTGCTGGGCCTCATTGTCGGTGCTATCCTACACTACAGTCATGTCGCCACAACCAGCGAGTATGTCCTTGACGCCGACATCTTCTTCATCTACCTGCTTCCTCCCATCATCTTTGAGGCGGGTTACTTCATGCCAGTCAGGTCTTTCTTTGACAATCTTGGCACCATTCTGCTCATGGCAGTGGTTAACACCTGTATTAGTGCCGGTCTCATCGGAGCATCTCTATACGGCTTGTCCTGCTGGGGACTGTTCGGCCGCCAAATCAGCCTTctcagttgttttatttttagcagCCTCATCTCAGCCGTGGATCCAGTTGCTGTCCTATCAATTTTTGAAGAAGTCCATGTCAATCAGATGCTTTACATCATCGTGTTCGGTGAATCACTCCTTAATGATGGCGTAACTGTG GTACTCTACCATATGATGGAAGGATTTATAGAGATTGGAGAGGATAAACTCATCGCTATCGATATTGCCACCGGCCTGAGTTCCTTCTTTGTGATTGCCTTTGGCGGTACTCTCATTGGAATCCTGTTTGGATTATTCGGGGGTTTCATCACCAAATATACCCAACATGTAACCGTCATTGAACCACTGTTTGTCTTCGTACTTGGCTACTTGATGTATCTTACGTCGGAAATGTGCCACCTGTCAGGGATTCTGGC GCTATCCTTTGGAGGAATTGTACTCCGCCATTATCTGGAGGCAAATATTTCCCGTAAAACCAAAACCAGCATCAAATACTTCATGAAGATGTTGGCCAACATCAGTGAGACGATTATCTTCATGTTCCTCGGTCTCTCGACGATGGTCGACACGCTTGATTGGAATTTCAGCTTCATCCTGTTTGCTCTGCTCTTCTGTCTATTGTTCAGGGCCATTG GCGTTATAGTTCTTTCCTTCATCCTGAACCGTCGCCGCCTGGTAAAATTAACAGGAATTGACCAGTTTATCATGGCCTACGGGGGCCTCCGCGGAGGAATCGCGTTCTGTCTGGCTTTATCTCTCAAGGAAGAGCTGGTTCCAGAGAAACGCCTTTTCATCACAGCGACAATAATCATTGTGTTCTTCACTGTTTTTGTACAG GGTATTACTATAAAACCAGTGGTCAATGCTCTGAAGGTCAAGAGGGAAAAGCATGGAGACCCATCACTTCATGAGAAAATCAATGAAACA TTCATTGACCACTTGATGGCTGGTATAGAGGGCGTGACAAAGCGATCGGGACATAACTTGATGCGAAGCAA ATTCCGGCATATTAACCACAAGTATATCAAACCATGGCTTAATCGTGAATCTGTCAAACTGACCAGTACCAAGGCCGATAAGGTCCTGGATATCTATCACAGTATAAGTGTCCAGGACGCCCTCCACCAGATGGGAGATGGCGAGGCTGTGGAGGTCGTGGGGGGACACAAGCTCCCTCTACTATCAGCTGA gTCTAAAATGAATGGATACCATCAGGACAATGTAAAAAATGGCCAATTTGTGCCTTCATCAAATGCTGAGAAAAGAAGGAAAACCTTCACCACCTTCTGA